A single region of the Gracilibacillus caseinilyticus genome encodes:
- a CDS encoding YihY/virulence factor BrkB family protein, whose amino-acid sequence MRPVVFVKQLIERITGDDVPGLAAQLSYFFLLSLFPFMIFLVTLIGYLPWQDIDVMNFIATYAPEEIMTMLNENISQIMNNRNGSLLSIGIIGTLWSASNGINALIRSFNRAYNIDEERSFIVTRMISIVLTIAMLLIIIVAFLLPIFGKMIGVYLFSFFGLSEGFLSTWNTLRWVISSAIFFIVLMMLYRLAPSKRVYFKDIIPGTLFATVFWQLASLAFSYYVSSMGNYSATYGSLGGVISLMIWFYLSGIIIITGGEINAQVEKMVKGRA is encoded by the coding sequence ATGAGGCCGGTCGTGTTTGTAAAACAGTTGATCGAGCGGATAACGGGGGATGATGTTCCAGGCTTAGCGGCGCAATTGTCCTATTTTTTCTTGCTGTCTTTGTTTCCGTTTATGATTTTCTTAGTGACACTGATTGGATATCTACCTTGGCAAGACATCGATGTGATGAATTTTATAGCAACATATGCACCTGAAGAAATCATGACCATGTTAAACGAGAATATTTCACAAATTATGAATAATCGTAACGGCAGCTTATTGTCAATTGGTATTATTGGGACGCTTTGGTCTGCATCAAATGGTATTAATGCACTGATTCGATCTTTTAATAGAGCTTATAACATTGACGAAGAGCGTTCCTTTATTGTGACGAGGATGATTTCGATCGTATTAACAATTGCGATGCTACTGATTATTATTGTCGCCTTTTTGCTTCCGATTTTCGGAAAAATGATTGGCGTATATTTATTCTCCTTTTTTGGGCTGTCGGAAGGTTTTCTTTCGACTTGGAATACTCTGAGATGGGTAATCTCCTCAGCAATCTTTTTTATTGTGCTGATGATGCTGTATCGCTTGGCACCGAGTAAGCGGGTTTATTTTAAGGATATTATTCCGGGAACGCTATTTGCAACGGTCTTCTGGCAACTCGCCTCATTAGCTTTTTCCTATTATGTATCATCAATGGGGAACTACTCAGCTACATACGGCAGCTTGGGAGGCGTCATCAGTTTAATGATCTGGTTTTACCTGTCGGGAATTATCATTATTACCGGTGGGGAAATCAATGCACAAGTGGAAAAAATGGTAAAAGGACGAGCGTAA
- a CDS encoding low molecular weight protein-tyrosine-phosphatase has protein sequence MIKVLFICLGNICRSPMAEAVFRHIVEEKGLKDRFMIDSAGVGDWHIGEAPHKGTRAKLDEMKISYEGQLARQINANDFNEFDYVIAMDQQNMDDLASITTGADVVVKKLMDFVQQPKEQNVPDPYFTKNFDYTYELVKEGCYQLLDYIIAQHDVQVK, from the coding sequence ATGATTAAAGTGTTATTTATTTGTTTAGGAAATATTTGCCGTTCTCCGATGGCTGAGGCTGTATTTCGTCATATTGTAGAGGAAAAAGGGCTGAAAGATCGATTCATGATTGACTCAGCAGGTGTCGGAGATTGGCACATTGGTGAAGCTCCCCATAAAGGCACGAGAGCAAAATTAGATGAGATGAAGATCTCGTATGAAGGTCAACTTGCACGGCAAATTAATGCAAATGATTTTAATGAATTTGATTACGTCATTGCCATGGATCAGCAGAACATGGACGACCTTGCCAGTATCACGACAGGTGCTGATGTAGTAGTTAAGAAATTAATGGACTTTGTTCAACAGCCAAAAGAACAAAACGTTCCTGATCCATATTTCACGAAGAATTTTGACTATACATATGAATTAGTCAAAGAGGGATGTTATCAATTGTTAGACTACATCATTGCACAACATGATGTTCAAGTAAAATAA
- a CDS encoding J-domain-containing protein — translation MDMFSRMAEDKIKKAISDGDFNHLAGKGKPIKKDSLADVPEDLRMSYRIMKNSGYLPEEVQLNKEIASLRDMLKLCTEDEEKIRLEKRISEKEIQFQLLLDKRKLNQSPAYNRYKSKIHNRLF, via the coding sequence ATGGATATGTTTAGCCGGATGGCGGAAGACAAGATTAAGAAAGCGATCAGTGATGGTGATTTTAATCATCTAGCAGGGAAGGGAAAACCAATAAAAAAGGACTCACTTGCCGATGTGCCAGAAGACTTGCGCATGAGTTACCGTATTATGAAAAACAGCGGTTATCTACCGGAGGAAGTGCAGCTTAATAAAGAAATCGCATCCTTACGTGATATGCTCAAGCTCTGTACAGAAGACGAAGAAAAAATACGTTTGGAAAAACGTATCTCTGAAAAAGAAATTCAGTTTCAGCTATTACTTGATAAAAGAAAATTGAACCAGTCACCAGCGTATAATCGATATAAAAGTAAAATTCATAACCGTCTTTTTTAA
- a CDS encoding MOSC domain-containing protein, which yields MGYPIISLNVGKPQTQVFDGKALVTGFIKTPIHDRDYLTMTGFEQDGQADLKNHGGPEKALLMYPKDHYAYWDETYKRTFDYPSFGENITIDGLTEKDLFIGDIFQLGQAEIQCSQPRQPCFKIAKTHGIPDMPKLVTDTGFSGYYFRVIKEGYVSPEDTLIKREEDEDKVTPFEIFDCLFHDRKNAERMERYLSLEKLAPNVKNSFRKRIEKFG from the coding sequence ATGGGATATCCAATTATTTCTTTGAATGTAGGAAAGCCGCAAACTCAAGTTTTTGATGGTAAAGCGTTAGTAACAGGCTTTATCAAAACACCAATTCATGACCGTGATTATTTAACAATGACTGGATTCGAACAAGATGGACAGGCTGATTTAAAAAATCATGGTGGACCAGAAAAGGCCCTGCTCATGTACCCGAAAGATCATTATGCTTATTGGGATGAGACATACAAGCGAACTTTCGACTACCCGTCCTTCGGTGAGAATATTACAATTGACGGATTAACGGAGAAGGATTTGTTTATTGGCGATATTTTTCAGCTCGGACAAGCAGAAATCCAATGTTCGCAACCTCGTCAGCCATGCTTCAAAATCGCCAAAACACATGGGATTCCTGATATGCCAAAGCTGGTAACTGACACAGGATTTAGCGGCTATTATTTTCGTGTAATAAAAGAAGGCTATGTTAGTCCGGAAGATACATTAATAAAACGGGAAGAAGATGAGGATAAAGTCACGCCTTTTGAGATCTTTGACTGTCTGTTTCATGATCGAAAGAATGCAGAAAGAATGGAGCGATATTTATCTTTAGAAAAGCTTGCCCCTAATGTGAAGAACAGCTTCAGAAAACGAATAGAAAAGTTTGGGTGA